One genomic segment of Candidatus Latescibacterota bacterium includes these proteins:
- a CDS encoding HNH endonuclease → MQRLEKGALLSFASIMEDQLYRELGYSSIHAYGREALGFSERKLSAFVRMAGALERLPETRRAVEAGELPWTKARELVSVATPANETLWLSDAKRLGRRALERKVKASRPRPPRKRQDPPALFAAGDPEARREEAEAAAPLRITLNFTPEQHARWEALIEQLRKDGQLDPREELVLAALATRPRGRVKQAATVIIRRCPDCGAQAYVTSRGELPAPGGDLPRTLTPALRRTILARDGHRCQGPGCTSTRFLEVHHRKPRANGGTNDPSNLITLCSACHQLHHERGLARAVVAGASARGSP, encoded by the coding sequence TTGCAGCGCCTCGAGAAGGGCGCGCTGCTCTCCTTCGCTTCTATCATGGAAGATCAGCTCTACCGCGAGCTGGGCTATTCCTCGATCCATGCCTACGGGCGAGAGGCGCTGGGCTTCTCCGAGCGCAAGCTCTCGGCCTTCGTGCGCATGGCAGGCGCCCTGGAGCGGCTACCGGAGACGCGGCGTGCCGTCGAGGCCGGCGAGTTGCCCTGGACCAAGGCGCGGGAGCTCGTCTCGGTGGCGACTCCCGCGAACGAGACCCTCTGGTTGAGCGATGCCAAGCGCCTCGGCCGCCGCGCGCTCGAGCGGAAGGTGAAGGCGAGTCGGCCGCGGCCGCCGAGGAAGCGCCAGGATCCCCCGGCGCTGTTCGCCGCGGGCGACCCCGAAGCGCGCCGCGAGGAGGCCGAGGCCGCCGCGCCGCTGCGCATCACGCTGAACTTCACGCCGGAGCAGCACGCGCGCTGGGAAGCGCTGATCGAGCAGCTGCGCAAGGACGGGCAGCTCGACCCGAGGGAAGAACTGGTGCTCGCAGCGCTCGCCACCCGCCCCCGGGGGCGGGTGAAGCAGGCCGCCACCGTGATCATTCGCCGCTGTCCGGACTGCGGGGCGCAGGCCTACGTCACCAGCCGCGGCGAACTGCCCGCCCCCGGGGGCGACCTGCCGCGCACGCTCACGCCGGCACTGCGGCGGACGATCCTCGCCCGCGACGGCCACCGCTGCCAGGGGCCGGGCTGCACGAGCACGCGCTTCCTCGAAGTACACCACCGGAAGCCCCGCGCAAACGGCGGCACGAACGACCCGAGTAACCTGATCACGCTCTGCAGCGCGTGCCATCAGCTCCATCACGAGCGGGGCCTCGCGCGGGCGGTCGTCGCCGGGGCGAGCGCGCGCGGCTCGCCCTGA
- a CDS encoding efflux RND transporter periplasmic adaptor subunit, whose translation MQRISGSTADSRPLSLFVILAIFLLAASHGFSGCAKSNGDTSADAGQAADSTAVADSSQADSSKSQGKSGGLLARFRHGDDKDKKEDEEPRIPVELAEVTRDDVPSYLGATASLEPEKQVDVQSKAAGQIQSLRAEEGDWVIAGQLLAQLDGEAEAVALKEATLRAEAREREFKRGEALHDEQGISNKELQDLRFQWEEAEAQRKAAEIGVANTRILAPFGGRIVERRVDPGQHLTAGTTLYRLVDSDPLLAQIYLPEKQAMRIAPGQAVVVAPDTQPELELPGEVLRVAPIVDTRTGTVKITCRIAGQEGVLRPGSFVRVKVQTDMHRDVLVIPKRALVPEGGETYVFKAVADSVIKVSVRTGFANGRNVEVLEGLDLGERVVSVGTGSLRPGTKIKDLGAEGSALADSTPAEDDAS comes from the coding sequence ATGCAGCGGATCTCCGGATCCACCGCCGACTCTCGCCCCCTGAGTCTGTTCGTCATTCTCGCGATCTTCCTGCTCGCCGCGAGCCACGGCTTCTCGGGCTGCGCGAAGAGCAACGGCGACACGTCGGCCGACGCAGGGCAGGCCGCCGACAGCACGGCCGTCGCCGACAGCAGCCAGGCCGACAGCAGCAAGAGCCAGGGCAAGTCCGGCGGACTGCTGGCGCGCTTCCGTCACGGGGACGACAAGGACAAGAAGGAGGACGAGGAGCCGCGGATTCCCGTCGAGCTCGCGGAGGTGACGCGCGACGACGTGCCCAGCTATCTCGGCGCGACGGCCTCGCTCGAGCCCGAGAAGCAGGTGGACGTCCAGTCGAAGGCCGCGGGCCAGATCCAGAGCCTCCGGGCCGAGGAGGGCGACTGGGTCATCGCCGGACAGCTGCTCGCCCAGCTCGACGGCGAGGCGGAGGCGGTGGCGCTGAAGGAGGCCACCCTCCGCGCCGAGGCCCGGGAGCGGGAGTTCAAGCGCGGTGAGGCGCTGCACGACGAGCAGGGCATCAGCAACAAGGAACTGCAGGACCTTCGCTTCCAGTGGGAAGAGGCGGAGGCGCAGCGCAAGGCGGCGGAGATCGGCGTGGCGAACACGCGGATTCTGGCGCCCTTCGGAGGGCGGATCGTCGAGCGGCGGGTGGATCCGGGGCAGCATCTGACCGCGGGCACGACCCTCTACCGGCTCGTGGACAGCGACCCGCTCCTGGCGCAGATCTACCTGCCCGAGAAGCAGGCCATGCGCATCGCGCCCGGTCAGGCCGTGGTCGTCGCGCCCGACACCCAGCCCGAGCTCGAGCTGCCGGGCGAGGTGCTGCGGGTGGCGCCGATCGTCGACACCCGCACGGGCACGGTGAAGATCACCTGCCGCATCGCGGGCCAGGAGGGCGTGCTGCGCCCGGGATCCTTCGTGCGGGTCAAGGTGCAGACGGACATGCATCGCGACGTCCTCGTCATCCCCAAGCGGGCGCTCGTGCCCGAGGGGGGCGAGACCTATGTCTTCAAGGCCGTGGCCGACAGCGTGATCAAGGTCAGCGTCCGCACGGGCTTCGCGAACGGACGCAACGTGGAGGTGCTCGAAGGGCTCGACCTGGGTGAGCGCGTGGTGAGCGTCGGTACGGGGAGCCTGCGGCCCGGGACCAAGATCAAGGACCTGGGCGCCGAGGGCAGCGCGCTGGCCGACTCGACCCCCGCCGAGGACGACGCGTCATGA